One window of Fusobacterium polymorphum genomic DNA carries:
- a CDS encoding AAA family ATPase: protein MKRIGIGVSDFKKIIEEDFYYFDKTKFIEEIIQDGAEVKLFTRPRRFGKTLNMSMLKYFFDIKGVEENRKIFKGLYIEKTESFKEQGQYPVIFLSLKDLKARTWKEMQAKIVVTLSDFFSEYQYILEELNENDTNKFKKVLREEANLSNLGTILKFLTKILYEKYNKKVVVLIDEYDSPLVSAYINGYYESAKDFFKTFYSSVLKDNNYLQMGVLTGIIRVIKAGIFSDLNNLRTYTILSDVYTDSYGLTEEEVEKSLKDYGIEAEISNVKDWYDGYKFGDSEVYNPWSILNFLQDKELRAYWVDTSENDLINDVLKQITKDTIRALERLFDGEGLRQNISGTSDLSKLLNENELWELLLFSGYLTIEEKVDEDNYILRLPNKEVRTLYRKTFFERYFGRGNKLSDLMEALTENRIEDYEENLQEILLTSVSYNDTKKGNEAFYHGLIMGIGLYLEGEYITKSNIESGLGRYDFLIEPKNKSKRAFIMEFKSTDSVEKLEEISKEALKQIEDKKYDVSLKQNGIKEITYIGIAFCGKEIKISFK from the coding sequence ATGAAAAGAATAGGAATAGGTGTGAGTGATTTTAAGAAGATAATAGAAGAAGATTTTTACTATTTTGATAAAACAAAATTTATAGAAGAAATAATTCAAGATGGAGCAGAAGTAAAATTATTTACAAGACCTAGAAGATTTGGAAAAACATTAAATATGTCTATGCTTAAATATTTCTTTGATATAAAAGGAGTAGAAGAAAATAGAAAGATATTTAAAGGATTGTATATAGAAAAAACAGAATCATTTAAAGAGCAAGGACAATATCCAGTAATATTTTTATCATTAAAAGATTTAAAAGCAAGAACTTGGAAAGAAATGCAAGCAAAAATAGTTGTCACACTCTCTGACTTTTTTTCTGAATATCAATATATTTTAGAAGAATTAAATGAAAATGATACTAATAAATTTAAAAAAGTTCTTAGAGAAGAAGCTAACTTATCTAATTTAGGAACAATACTAAAATTTTTAACAAAAATTCTATATGAAAAATATAATAAAAAAGTTGTGGTATTAATTGATGAATATGATAGCCCATTAGTATCAGCCTATATAAATGGATATTATGAAAGTGCAAAAGATTTCTTTAAAACTTTTTATAGTTCAGTATTAAAAGATAATAACTATTTACAAATGGGAGTTTTAACTGGAATAATAAGAGTAATAAAAGCAGGAATATTCTCAGATTTAAATAACTTAAGAACTTATACAATATTAAGTGATGTCTATACAGATAGCTATGGATTGACAGAAGAAGAAGTAGAGAAAAGTCTTAAAGATTATGGAATAGAAGCAGAAATATCAAATGTAAAAGATTGGTATGATGGATATAAATTTGGAGATAGTGAAGTATATAATCCTTGGAGTATATTAAATTTCTTACAAGATAAAGAATTGAGAGCTTATTGGGTAGATACATCAGAAAATGATTTAATAAATGATGTATTAAAGCAAATAACAAAGGATACAATAAGAGCCTTAGAAAGATTATTTGATGGAGAAGGATTAAGACAGAATATATCAGGAACATCAGATTTATCAAAGTTATTAAATGAAAATGAATTATGGGAATTATTGTTATTTAGTGGATATTTAACAATAGAAGAAAAAGTAGATGAAGATAATTATATATTAAGATTACCAAATAAAGAAGTAAGAACTTTATATAGAAAAACATTTTTTGAAAGATATTTTGGAAGAGGAAATAAGTTATCAGATTTAATGGAAGCTTTAACAGAAAATAGAATAGAAGATTATGAAGAAAATCTACAAGAAATATTATTAACATCAGTAAGTTATAATGATACTAAAAAAGGAAATGAGGCTTTCTATCATGGATTAATAATGGGAATAGGTTTATATTTAGAAGGAGAATATATAACAAAATCCAATATAGAAAGTGGTTTAGGAAGATATGATTTTTTAATAGAACCAAAGAATAAAAGTAAAAGAGCCTTTATAATGGAATTTAAGTCAACAGATAGTGTAGAAAAGTTAGAAGAAATATCAAAAGAAGCTTTAAAACAAATAGAAGATAAAAAATATGATGTATCATTGAAACAAAATGGGATAAAAGAAATAACATATATAGGTATAGCATTTTGTGGAAAAGAAATTAAAATTAGTTTTAAATAA
- a CDS encoding OmpA family protein encodes MGKRKNSTTTIIVMLFLLIFSLPALAALTTTQMRENSIRINALELKNIDILNSEAPKEMTIVLDERALNFDFDKSNVKPEYYDLLKNIKEFVEQNNYEITIVGHTDSIGSNAYNFKLSRRRAESVKAKLLEFGLTEDRIVGIEAMGEEQPIATNETKEGRAQNRRVEFKLVQRETVQGTTATPETSESK; translated from the coding sequence ATGGGAAAGAGAAAAAACTCAACAACAACAATAATAGTAATGTTGTTCTTATTAATATTTTCTTTACCAGCATTAGCAGCATTAACAACAACTCAAATGCGTGAAAATAGTATAAGAATAAATGCACTTGAATTAAAGAATATAGATATATTAAATTCAGAAGCACCAAAAGAAATGACAATAGTATTAGATGAAAGAGCATTAAATTTTGATTTTGATAAATCAAATGTAAAACCAGAATACTATGATTTATTAAAGAATATAAAAGAATTTGTAGAACAAAACAACTATGAAATAACAATAGTAGGGCACACTGACTCAATAGGAAGTAATGCATATAACTTTAAACTTTCAAGAAGAAGAGCAGAAAGTGTAAAAGCTAAGTTATTAGAATTTGGATTAACAGAAGATAGAATAGTAGGAATAGAAGCAATGGGAGAAGAACAACCAATAGCAACTAACGAAACAAAAGAAGGAAGAGCTCAAAACAGAAGAGTTGAATTTAAATTAGTTCAAAGAGAAACTGTTCAAGGAACAACAGCTACTCCAGAAACAAGTGAAAGTAAATAG
- a CDS encoding autotransporter-associated N-terminal domain-containing protein, which translates to MVNNNLYKVENTLRSIAKRYKSVKYSLGLAILFLMMGVSAFSEEVVAQEAVAQQEVMTTEQIASSKENLRNSVGSLQSKIDAARAENEKGLAGLRLELIQLMEQGDQVVKSPWASWQFGANYMYSKWNGTYKGRGDKSEKYPFEGIFSRSTNVFGRVATARTADQKATLNSIIAANGGFNPNGNGLNYGLITRAAVLEDPMSIEVSAGIRPKNIQKGAITLNVPPVNVQPPTPSAAPGVPNTPSAPNINIPSFAPVAPKVEAPIIPAPPTFAVVLGADCNEGCGSGSGAQPTDRPRQNSIGSFVNSSDKSSQNTTTWLHYTWKRNRLAEKAYAFKMYVETDTSDINHPVTNTAPSGNDYYFNSYNMTGEFPSPVLSSQGTNLNNQHFFIGGSRFWEIDNYNSSWYPNPPGGVYEIPGNKNIYLGGILTLGMVSQENGATLLNSGLITDKAEKDDKWIKEMPTTPGKDYLEVKGPSYDPAKHDETVYKIKRSNDGYVGYKVGIAQVEENSIKGWGISGGNRWAMWENQKLYNNGTIDFRGERSIGMYIYLPKQTGNKDLTSYDTMVTYAKMVNKINGKILLSGKESYGMKIAAHSDPSAEMVNEGEITLRKNPNSTKGDLADRADNSAAMALMADATVSNKVSLASGKAVNKGKINLQDNISNALGMFVNIDSNMTNQNEINISALAQKDGNGKYKPNVGMRADQVESQYSTATSFDTTVINDKTTGVTGKISLTGQGNIGMLASGKNTTGPNGKGTATAINKGEINIDKGTGAGAVVAKDNYGMLSISEGSVINEVDGKITLGTAAGSVGMAALKETNKHSTAENKGIITVNGAKSTGVYNTGHFLMDNTKAEINVKGNQSIGLYAYGTDATHTKTELKQGKVTAANSGVGLYSDKATVNLDNSTGNLKLIANDGGLLFYNYDSGVSGTPVANGKFRLVGSRDIAATINNGGYAFYLKNTTIQTNGSITGLAAFFNSMFDNANSTKKIDITLNPGGTLMVLDKPTGGNIKLSSVATASSIASSLGNRVTINNASTKYKVYAVYRGKLEIDQNVNLNNDSTTTNPDAFYKVDFRSSTMTLNSGKTVTGTKGGQVALFQGNYDEGGTSKGKVGDISVTNLGTIKLSGNSITTGPAASRKTTTAMAGDFITLTNKGTIEVSGNNGVGIYGAGGSKVTNAQGATIAVGQEGVALYGANRLGSSTLGDRTISVTNAGTLKGINGKTKAFGIFAENTLAVNKSVLTNSGTIDFSNSQQSIGIHSINSTVSNTGKINMGLKGVAINAKNSNITSSGDITLAGNGIAFNFSGAFTGRTLNLTSKVILNGNGNSIFNLKDMTFSSSGSSLNENLNIVSNNKSFSYFSMDNSVLTYDKNKTFAGNKVTLVSAKNSTVDWRANLTLSGQESVAFYLNGRKAGTAPELKTAAGKTITLTGNKSVGAYGVNGARIENNSNITVGANGAAIYSTGAAGTLKNTGILTLGKNSVGMYMKDGASLSHTGQINSTQEGAKGLVVNSGTATTYTNNGKINLTGTSSIGIHAEGAAHTINNRNSITVGNTTGKDQSVAIHLKNGGTVRNFNAIKAGNKSIGIYGTTALASLESNSSLTVGDGAIGIYAKGGNVNLNTNSKLTIGKTLGTNQEAVGVYYVGNGGTVNNNLTSFTIGKGSIGIVDAGTGNSTINNNLASVALPGDAVYTYTSNANSNVVGNTKITSSGNGNYGYYVAGNLTNNAGASMNFSSGTGNVGIYSAYRAGGTGVARNAATITVGKTDLENELYSIGMAAGYTNTKNTTQNRVGHIVNTGTINVGYDNSIGMYASGVGSVAENDGTINITGKKAIGMYLENGATGINTVNGKITIEASAQNAIAAYSTGKNTIFKNYGTITLKAPNSKGIVTANGAKDNVVEGTIVAQNGSAEKTKNIEGTAGGDKKFGDKTLSVPKGGLRNSTITDANGKVLTPAEIDVTTGTNLSVTDPSKAAKNMKVSQEHKDFGSVSRIGMYVDTSGVNFTNPIQGLQHLRGLQKADLIIGAEATEYTNAKTIAVGPNILRRYNNAIDASGLEKFDVISGSLTWAAVPRRLYGTGKIQSVVMTKVDYKEYAKNSTTPYNFLDGLEQRYDMNTLDSKEKRVFNKLNGIGKNEAILLSQAFDEMLGQQYANVQQRVQATGDILDKEFNYLRDEWRTASKDSNKIKTFGTRGEYKTETAGIKDYKYNAYGVAYVHENEDIKLGRGTGWYTGIVHNTFKFKDIGNSKEQMLQAKVGLLKSVPFDENNSLNWTISGDVFVGRNRMDRRFLVVDEVFHAKSRYYTYGIGIKNEIGKEVRLSEGFSVRPYAALRLEYGRTSKIREKNGEVRLEVKQNDYFSVRPELGAELVFKHYFGMKALTTSAGVAYENELGRVANAKNKARVGYTSAGWYDLRGEKEDRRGNVKFDLNVGVDNTRVGVTANVGYDTKGENLRGGLGLRVIF; encoded by the coding sequence ATGGTAAACAATAATCTATACAAAGTAGAAAATACTTTGCGTTCAATAGCAAAGAGATATAAAAGTGTAAAATACTCACTAGGTTTAGCAATATTATTCTTAATGATGGGGGTTAGTGCATTTTCAGAAGAAGTTGTAGCACAAGAAGCAGTGGCACAACAAGAAGTAATGACAACTGAACAAATAGCTTCATCAAAAGAAAACTTAAGAAATTCAGTAGGAAGTTTACAATCAAAGATAGATGCTGCAAGAGCAGAAAATGAAAAAGGCTTGGCAGGATTAAGATTAGAGTTAATTCAATTGATGGAACAAGGGGATCAAGTAGTAAAATCACCTTGGGCTTCATGGCAATTTGGAGCTAACTATATGTACAGTAAATGGAATGGTACATATAAAGGTAGAGGAGATAAGTCTGAAAAATATCCATTTGAAGGTATATTTTCAAGAAGTACAAATGTTTTTGGTAGAGTAGCAACAGCTAGAACAGCTGACCAAAAAGCAACATTAAACTCAATAATAGCTGCAAATGGAGGATTTAATCCAAATGGAAATGGATTAAATTATGGTTTAATAACAAGAGCAGCAGTTCTTGAAGATCCAATGTCAATAGAAGTAAGTGCAGGAATTAGACCTAAAAATATTCAAAAAGGTGCAATTACATTAAATGTACCACCAGTTAATGTACAACCACCTACACCAAGTGCTGCACCAGGGGTACCAAATACACCAAGTGCACCAAATATTAATATACCATCATTTGCGCCAGTAGCACCAAAAGTTGAAGCACCAATTATACCAGCACCTCCAACATTTGCTGTAGTGTTAGGAGCAGATTGTAATGAAGGTTGTGGTAGTGGTTCTGGTGCCCAACCAACAGATAGACCAAGACAAAATTCAATAGGAAGTTTTGTAAATAGTTCTGATAAAAGTTCACAAAATACTACAACATGGTTACATTATACATGGAAAAGGAATAGATTAGCAGAAAAGGCATATGCTTTTAAAATGTATGTAGAAACAGATACTTCAGATATAAATCATCCTGTAACAAATACAGCACCTTCAGGAAATGATTATTATTTTAATTCCTATAATATGACAGGAGAATTTCCAAGTCCAGTGTTATCATCACAAGGAACTAATCTAAATAATCAACATTTTTTTATAGGAGGTTCTAGATTTTGGGAAATAGATAATTATAACTCTAGTTGGTATCCTAATCCTCCAGGAGGAGTATATGAAATTCCTGGAAATAAAAATATATATTTAGGAGGAATTCTAACTTTAGGTATGGTTTCCCAAGAAAATGGGGCAACTCTTTTAAATTCGGGACTTATAACAGATAAGGCTGAAAAAGATGATAAATGGATAAAAGAAATGCCAACTACTCCTGGTAAAGATTATCTAGAAGTTAAAGGTCCTTCTTATGATCCAGCTAAACATGACGAGACTGTATATAAAATAAAAAGGAGTAATGATGGCTATGTTGGGTATAAAGTAGGTATAGCACAAGTTGAAGAAAATAGTATAAAAGGTTGGGGAATTAGTGGTGGAAATCGTTGGGCTATGTGGGAGAATCAAAAATTATATAATAATGGAACTATTGATTTTAGAGGAGAACGTTCTATAGGAATGTATATATATCTTCCTAAACAAACTGGAAATAAAGATTTAACTTCATATGATACTATGGTTACATATGCTAAAATGGTGAATAAAATAAATGGAAAGATTTTATTAAGTGGTAAAGAAAGCTATGGAATGAAAATAGCTGCTCACTCTGATCCAAGTGCTGAAATGGTAAATGAAGGAGAAATTACTTTAAGAAAGAACCCAAATTCAACAAAAGGAGATTTAGCAGATAGAGCAGATAACTCAGCAGCTATGGCATTAATGGCAGATGCAACAGTATCTAATAAAGTAAGTCTTGCTTCAGGAAAAGCAGTAAATAAAGGAAAAATTAACTTACAAGATAATATTTCAAATGCATTAGGAATGTTTGTAAATATTGATTCAAATATGACAAACCAAAATGAAATAAATATAAGTGCTCTAGCACAAAAAGATGGTAATGGTAAATATAAGCCAAATGTAGGAATGAGAGCAGATCAAGTTGAATCTCAATATTCAACAGCAACAAGTTTTGATACAACTGTAATAAATGATAAAACTACTGGAGTAACAGGAAAAATTTCATTAACAGGACAAGGGAATATTGGAATGCTTGCTAGTGGAAAAAATACAACAGGACCAAATGGAAAAGGAACTGCAACTGCAATAAATAAAGGTGAAATTAATATAGATAAAGGAACAGGGGCAGGAGCTGTTGTAGCAAAAGATAATTATGGTATGTTATCTATAAGTGAAGGTTCAGTAATAAATGAAGTAGATGGAAAAATCACTTTGGGAACTGCAGCTGGCTCAGTAGGAATGGCAGCATTAAAAGAAACAAATAAGCATTCTACTGCAGAGAATAAAGGTATTATTACAGTAAATGGTGCAAAATCAACAGGAGTATATAATACAGGGCACTTCTTAATGGATAATACAAAAGCAGAAATTAATGTAAAAGGTAATCAATCTATTGGATTATATGCTTATGGAACTGATGCAACACATACAAAAACTGAATTAAAACAAGGAAAAGTGACAGCAGCTAACTCAGGAGTAGGACTATACTCAGATAAAGCAACAGTCAATTTAGACAATAGTACAGGTAATTTAAAGTTAATAGCAAATGATGGAGGTTTATTGTTCTATAACTATGATTCTGGTGTTTCTGGAACTCCTGTAGCTAATGGAAAATTTAGATTAGTTGGAAGTAGAGATATTGCTGCTACTATAAATAATGGAGGTTATGCTTTCTACTTAAAGAATACTACAATTCAAACTAATGGAAGCATAACAGGATTAGCAGCTTTCTTTAATAGTATGTTTGATAATGCAAACAGTACAAAAAAAATTGATATAACTTTAAATCCAGGAGGAACTCTAATGGTTTTAGATAAACCTACTGGAGGAAATATCAAATTAAGTAGTGTTGCTACAGCTTCAAGTATAGCTTCAAGTTTAGGAAATAGAGTAACAATAAATAATGCATCTACAAAATATAAAGTATATGCAGTATATAGAGGAAAATTAGAAATAGACCAAAATGTTAACTTAAATAATGATTCAACAACTACAAATCCTGATGCTTTCTATAAAGTAGATTTCCGTTCATCTACTATGACATTAAATAGTGGAAAAACTGTAACAGGAACAAAAGGTGGGCAAGTAGCTTTATTCCAAGGAAACTATGATGAAGGTGGAACTTCAAAAGGAAAAGTTGGAGATATATCAGTAACTAACTTAGGAACTATCAAATTATCAGGAAATAGTATAACAACTGGACCAGCAGCTAGTAGAAAAACAACTACTGCTATGGCAGGGGACTTTATCACTTTAACAAATAAAGGAACTATTGAAGTAAGTGGAAACAATGGAGTAGGTATCTATGGTGCAGGTGGTTCTAAAGTAACAAATGCTCAAGGTGCAACTATTGCTGTTGGACAAGAAGGTGTTGCACTATATGGTGCGAATAGACTAGGAAGTTCTACATTAGGAGATAGAACTATTTCTGTTACAAATGCAGGTACATTAAAAGGTATAAATGGAAAAACAAAAGCTTTTGGTATATTTGCTGAAAATACTTTGGCAGTTAATAAATCTGTATTAACAAATAGTGGAACTATTGATTTTTCAAATTCACAACAAAGTATAGGAATCCACTCTATAAATTCTACTGTATCAAATACAGGTAAAATTAATATGGGATTAAAAGGTGTTGCAATAAATGCTAAAAATTCTAATATCACTTCATCAGGAGATATTACATTAGCAGGAAATGGTATAGCATTTAACTTTAGTGGAGCATTTACAGGAAGAACATTAAATTTAACTTCTAAAGTAATATTAAATGGAAACGGAAACTCAATCTTTAACTTAAAAGATATGACATTTAGTTCAAGTGGTTCAAGCCTAAATGAAAATCTAAATATAGTATCAAATAACAAGAGTTTCTCATACTTCTCAATGGATAATTCAGTTTTAACTTATGATAAGAATAAAACATTTGCAGGAAATAAAGTAACATTAGTAAGTGCAAAGAATTCTACTGTTGATTGGAGAGCAAACTTAACATTAAGTGGACAAGAAAGTGTAGCTTTCTATCTAAATGGAAGAAAAGCAGGAACAGCTCCTGAATTAAAAACAGCAGCTGGAAAAACAATTACTCTAACAGGTAACAAGTCAGTTGGAGCTTATGGGGTAAATGGTGCAAGAATAGAAAACAATTCTAATATAACAGTTGGAGCTAATGGAGCAGCAATCTATTCAACAGGAGCAGCTGGAACATTAAAGAATACTGGAATATTAACTCTTGGAAAGAATTCAGTTGGAATGTATATGAAAGATGGAGCTTCACTTTCTCATACAGGACAAATTAATTCAACACAAGAAGGTGCAAAAGGATTAGTTGTAAATAGTGGAACAGCTACTACTTACACAAATAATGGTAAGATAAACTTAACTGGAACATCTTCAATAGGTATACATGCTGAAGGTGCAGCACATACTATTAATAACCGTAATTCAATAACAGTAGGAAATACTACTGGAAAAGATCAAAGTGTTGCTATCCACTTAAAAAATGGAGGAACAGTAAGAAACTTTAATGCAATAAAAGCTGGAAATAAATCAATAGGTATCTATGGAACAACAGCATTAGCTAGTTTAGAATCAAATTCATCACTAACAGTTGGAGATGGAGCAATAGGTATCTATGCAAAAGGTGGAAATGTAAACTTAAATACAAACTCTAAGTTGACAATAGGAAAAACATTAGGAACTAACCAAGAAGCAGTTGGAGTTTACTATGTTGGAAATGGAGGAACAGTTAACAATAACTTAACATCTTTCACTATTGGAAAAGGTTCTATTGGTATAGTTGATGCAGGAACAGGAAACTCAACTATAAATAATAACCTAGCATCAGTAGCTTTACCTGGAGATGCAGTATATACTTATACATCTAATGCAAATTCAAATGTTGTAGGAAACACTAAGATAACATCTTCTGGAAATGGAAACTATGGATATTATGTAGCTGGTAATTTAACAAATAATGCTGGTGCAAGTATGAATTTTTCTAGTGGAACTGGAAATGTTGGAATATACAGTGCATATAGAGCTGGTGGAACAGGAGTTGCTAGAAATGCTGCTACTATAACAGTAGGTAAAACAGACTTAGAAAATGAATTATATAGTATAGGTATGGCAGCAGGTTATACAAATACTAAAAATACTACTCAAAATAGAGTAGGACATATAGTTAATACAGGAACTATAAATGTTGGATATGATAACTCAATAGGAATGTATGCATCAGGAGTAGGTTCAGTTGCAGAAAATGATGGAACTATTAATATTACAGGTAAAAAAGCAATAGGAATGTATTTAGAAAATGGAGCAACAGGAATAAATACAGTTAATGGTAAAATTACAATAGAAGCATCAGCACAAAATGCAATAGCTGCATATTCAACTGGTAAAAATACTATATTTAAAAACTATGGAACTATAACATTAAAAGCTCCTAACTCAAAAGGTATAGTAACAGCAAATGGAGCAAAAGACAATGTTGTAGAAGGAACAATAGTTGCACAAAATGGTTCAGCAGAAAAAACTAAGAATATAGAAGGAACTGCTGGAGGAGATAAGAAGTTTGGAGATAAAACTCTAAGTGTACCTAAAGGTGGACTAAGAAATAGTACAATAACAGATGCAAATGGAAAAGTTTTAACTCCAGCTGAAATAGATGTAACTACTGGAACTAATTTATCAGTAACAGATCCAAGTAAGGCAGCTAAAAATATGAAAGTGTCACAAGAACATAAAGATTTTGGTTCAGTATCAAGAATAGGTATGTACGTAGATACATCAGGTGTAAACTTTACTAATCCAATACAAGGATTACAACATTTAAGAGGTTTACAAAAAGCTGATTTAATAATTGGAGCAGAAGCAACAGAATATACTAATGCTAAAACTATAGCTGTTGGACCAAATATTTTAAGAAGATATAACAATGCTATAGATGCAAGTGGACTAGAAAAATTTGATGTTATATCAGGTTCTCTAACTTGGGCGGCAGTACCAAGAAGACTATATGGTACTGGAAAAATCCAATCTGTTGTAATGACAAAAGTAGATTACAAAGAATATGCTAAAAATAGTACTACTCCATATAATTTCTTAGATGGATTAGAACAAAGATATGATATGAATACACTTGATTCAAAAGAAAAGAGAGTATTTAATAAATTAAATGGAATAGGAAAGAATGAAGCTATCTTATTGTCACAAGCATTTGATGAAATGTTAGGACAACAATATGCAAATGTACAACAAAGAGTACAAGCAACAGGAGATATCTTAGATAAAGAATTTAACTATCTAAGAGATGAATGGAGAACAGCTTCTAAGGATTCAAATAAGATTAAAACATTTGGAACTAGAGGAGAATATAAGACTGAAACTGCTGGAATAAAAGATTATAAATATAATGCTTATGGAGTTGCTTATGTTCATGAAAATGAAGATATTAAATTAGGAAGAGGAACTGGATGGTATACAGGTATCGTTCATAACACTTTCAAATTTAAAGATATAGGAAATTCAAAAGAACAAATGTTACAAGCAAAAGTAGGATTATTAAAATCAGTTCCATTTGATGAAAATAATAGTTTGAATTGGACAATATCAGGAGATGTTTTTGTAGGACGTAACAGAATGGATAGAAGATTCTTAGTTGTAGATGAAGTATTCCATGCAAAATCTAGATACTATACTTATGGAATAGGAATAAAGAATGAAATAGGTAAAGAAGTTAGATTAAGTGAAGGATTCTCAGTAAGACCATATGCAGCATTAAGACTAGAATATGGAAGAACATCTAAGATAAGAGAAAAGAATGGAGAAGTAAGATTAGAAGTTAAACAAAATGACTACTTCTCAGTAAGACCAGAATTAGGAGCAGAATTAGTATTTAAACATTACTTTGGAATGAAAGCATTAACTACATCAGCAGGAGTAGCTTATGAAAATGAATTAGGAAGAGTGGCAAATGCTAAGAATAAAGCAAGAGTAGGTTACACATCAGCTGGTTGGTATGATCTAAGAGGAGAAAAAGAAGACAGAAGAGGAAATGTTAAATTTGACTTGAATGTTGGAGTAGATAATACAAGAGTTGGAGTAACTGCAAATGTAGGATATGATACTAAGGGAGAAAACCTAAGAGGTGGACTAGGACTAAGAGTTATATTCTAA
- a CDS encoding FAD-I family protein — translation MKNRILFGTMLALLLVGSVSFADDDADKKRLLEEYDKMQAEKAKEAEKSAKENPQVTETTEVVGENGEVVVTEGEEVAVAPKKAEKDMTEAERMDVEVQRIKKRMMEINDKIENYNKTNEMIDNLEKNVGELERKVNY, via the coding sequence GTGAAAAATAGAATATTATTTGGAACAATGTTAGCATTACTATTAGTAGGCTCAGTTTCATTTGCAGATGATGATGCAGATAAAAAGAGACTACTAGAAGAATATGACAAAATGCAAGCAGAAAAAGCAAAAGAAGCAGAAAAATCAGCAAAAGAAAACCCACAAGTAACAGAAACAACAGAAGTTGTAGGAGAAAATGGAGAAGTAGTTGTAACAGAAGGAGAAGAAGTTGCAGTTGCTCCAAAGAAAGCTGAAAAGGATATGACAGAAGCAGAAAGAATGGATGTAGAAGTTCAAAGAATCAAAAAAAGAATGATGGAAATAAATGACAAGATTGAAAACTATAATAAAACAAATGAAATGATAGACAACTTAGAAAAGAATGTTGGGGAATTAGAAAGAAAAGTAAATTACTAA